One genomic segment of Ricinus communis isolate WT05 ecotype wild-type chromosome 3, ASM1957865v1, whole genome shotgun sequence includes these proteins:
- the LOC8274219 gene encoding aberrant root formation protein 4 isoform X2, producing the protein MHFHLICLKLLQNLQACQALGSRDRPAYASGYVASLLSGLSKVFLSIQRRHYEQVKVAIPVILNVLQATTSELDDEDNECINLFSRALGIADSVQTVCAKLEGIVKEKLCALLALYVLQIMALLSLKEGGENSSYLHLVSQLSMFFSYCGLSYLGLITGSDIDMKMNIVVEENDDDCRSCLPYIKHGASLSVIWGHIDEDVSQAARENMSAVKAELQNKQTNRWQAVGMLKHILASTTMPWELKKHAINFLLCITTGSGTQSDERTDCSIYLPSLCATLQAITMVIIYAPNTELRKNAFEALKRVLADIPSTERFDILKTLVTNSDSSSMIAILLDLVRGELHMENRQKTLLRKDEDLQPESQRSSVASLWTAGVLELVEFVLRPPEGGPPRFPENGDAVLAALNLYRFILITESAGKTNFTGALSRNNLQQAYSQWFLPLRSVVTGILAENKNDHDQFAINTVCALNPVELVLYRCIELVEEKLKHSR; encoded by the exons ATGCACTTTCATTTGATTTGCCTAAAGCTACTTCAAAATTTGCAGGCTTGTCAG GCATTGGGTTCCAGAGATAGGCCAGCTTATGCATCTGGTTATGTTGCTTCTCTTCTAAGTGGGCTCTCGAAAG tgTTCCTTTCTATACAGAGGCGTCATTATGAGCAAGTAAAAGTAGCAATTCCTGTTATCCTCAATGTGCTACAGGCTACAACTTCAGAATTGGACGATGAAGATAATGAATGTATAAATTTGTTTTCCAGAGCTTTAGGCATTGCCGATTCTGTGCAGACAGTTTGTGCAAAATTG GAGGGCATAGTTAAAGAAAAGCTTTGTGCTCTACTTGCTTTATATGTATTACAAATCATG GCTCTTCTTTCCCTGAAGGAAGGAGGTGAAAATTCAAGCTATCTGCACCTGGTTTCACAGCTTTCTATGTTCTTCTCATATTGTGGTTTATCATATCTTGGTTTAATTACTGGATCTGATATTGATATGAAGATGAATATTGTTGTTGAAG AGAACGACGATGATTGTAGGAGTTGTTTACCCTACATCAAACATGGAGCATCTCTTTCAG TGATCTGGGGTCATATAGATGAAGATGTTTCTCAGGCTGCTAGGGAAAACATGTCAGCTGTTAAGGCTGAGTTACAAAATAAGCAAACTAACAGGTGGCAGGCAGTGGGAATGTTAAAGCACATACTTGCATCTACCACTATGCCTTGGGAATTAAAGAAACACGCTATTAACTTCTTGCTTTGCATTACTACTGGAAGTGGCACACAGAGTGATGAGCGCACTGACTGCTCTATTTATTTGCCTAGCCTCTGTGCTACTTTGCAG GCCATTACAATGGTTATCATATATGCTCCAAATACTGAGTTGAGGAAGAATGCCTTTGAGGCATTGAAGAGG GTACTTGCTGATATTCCAAGTACTGAGaggtttgatattttaaaaactttggTTACAAATAGTGACTCTTCCTCTATG ATTGCAATTCTTTTAGATCTGGTCAGAGGTGAGTTGCACATGGAAAATCGCCAAAAAACATTATTAAGGAAAGATGAAGATCTGCAACCAGAAAGCCAAAGGAGCTCAGTTGCATCACTATGGACTGCTGGAGTGCTCGAATTGGTGGAGTTTGTTTTGAGGCCTCCAGAGGGCGGACCTCCTCGCTTTCCGGAGAATGGAGATGCG GTTCTAGCTGCGCTCAACCTGTACagatttattttgataacaGAATCAGCAG GAAAAACCAACTTTACTGGAGCACTGTCGAGGAACAATTTACAGCAGGCATACAGTCAATGGTTTTTGCCTCTTAGAAGCGTGGTGACTGGAATTTTGGCAGAGAACAAGAATGATCATGATCAATTTGCAATCAACACAGTTTGTGCCCTTAACCCAGTTGAGTTAGTTTTATACCGCTGTATTGAGCTTGTTGAAGAGAAACTAAAGCATTCGAGGTAA
- the LOC8274218 gene encoding stress response protein NST1 isoform X2, producing MKRKKWSELEEQTLLTKYSDLLTSGTLSKLKTREKKFRPIADHVNSVHHLQDPISFPFKWSWRDVSIKVQNMRHQYLGVKQKIRISKDEFNWKDGENHWENFLKYKEVFGDVELEVKSKKLSDSCGSDLFKDCGDLGFGIDSEDLEEEEEEDGEEEGENGNGDMGIAQKAKAKNGFGRNRRLGLLGAQVVDLRDVVMRREEKRREREFSREKCMLEREEKRRELELRRETRRNEREERMENWEMELEERELMWSRRAFERQTRVERELEEERKKRRIMEEKREEEEMEWRERMVAMQIEHEKAMMQIHADACQNQMQILGVVARLICQFFGVNDGLGGGLGGLTPQVLQNLQHPGGLSDNGKPDTNSPSEFM from the exons atgaagagaaagaaatggtCCGAGCTTGAAGAGCAAACCCTTTTAACCAAATACTCTGATCTCTTAACATCAGGCACTCTATCTAAGCTCAAAACTAGAGAGAAAAAGTTCAGGCCAATTGCAGACCATGTCAACTCTGTACACCATCTTCAAGATCCGATCAGCTTTCCATTCAAGTGGTCCTGGCGTGATGTGTCTATCAAAGTGCAGAATATGAGGCACCAGTATTTGGGTGTGAAGCAAAAGATCAGAATTTCCAAAGATGAGTTTAATTGGAAAGATGGGGAGAACCATTGGGAGAATTTCTTGAAGTACAAAGAGGTTTTTGGGGATGTGGAACTTGAAGTGAAGAGCAAGAAGTTAAGTGATAGTTGTGGTAGTGATTTGTTTAAGGATTGCGGAGATTTGGGTTTCGGGATTGATAGTGAGGAtttagaggaagaagaagaggaagatggtGAAGAGGAAGGAGAAAatg gaaatggaGATATGGGTATTGCTCAAAAGGCAAAGGCGAAGAACGGTTTTGGAAGAAATAGGAGATTGGGATTGCTTGGTGCTCAAGTGGTGGATTTGAGGGATGTGGTGATGAGGAGGGaggagaaaagaagagaaagggaGTTTAGCAGAGAAAAATGCATGctagagagagaagaaaagaggAGGGAATTAGAGCTGAGGAGAGAAACAAGGCGAAACGAGAGAGAAGAGAGGATGGAGAATTGGGAAATGGAGTTGGAAGAGAGGGAATTAATGTGGTCTAGAAGGGCATTCGAGAGACAAACGAGGGTAGAGAGGGAATTGGAGGAGGAGAGGAAAAAGAGGAGGATAATGGAGGAGAAGAGGGAGGAGGAAGAGATGGAGTGGAGGGAGAGGATGGTGGCAATGCAGATTGAGCATGAGAAGGCAATGATGCAAATACATGCAGATGCATGCCAGAACCAAATGCAGATCCTTGGGGTCGTGGCTAGGCTAATTTGCCAGTTTTTTGGGGTAAATGATGGACTGGGTGGTGGATTGGGAGGTCTGACCCCTCAAGTTTTGCAGAATTTGCAGCATCCTGGAGGTTTAAGCGATAATGGAAAGCCGGACACCAATTCGCCTTCTGAATTCATGTAG
- the LOC8274218 gene encoding stress response protein NST1 isoform X1, which produces MKRKKWSELEEQTLLTKYSDLLTSGTLSKLKTREKKFRPIADHVNSVHHLQDPISFPFKWSWRDVSIKVQNMRHQYLGVKQKIRISKDEFNWKDGENHWENFLKYKEVFGDVELEVKSKKLSDSCGSDLFKDCGDLGFGIDSEDLEEEEEEDGEEEGENGDDDNVNGGEEEGGFGGEKGNGDMGIAQKAKAKNGFGRNRRLGLLGAQVVDLRDVVMRREEKRREREFSREKCMLEREEKRRELELRRETRRNEREERMENWEMELEERELMWSRRAFERQTRVERELEEERKKRRIMEEKREEEEMEWRERMVAMQIEHEKAMMQIHADACQNQMQILGVVARLICQFFGVNDGLGGGLGGLTPQVLQNLQHPGGLSDNGKPDTNSPSEFM; this is translated from the coding sequence atgaagagaaagaaatggtCCGAGCTTGAAGAGCAAACCCTTTTAACCAAATACTCTGATCTCTTAACATCAGGCACTCTATCTAAGCTCAAAACTAGAGAGAAAAAGTTCAGGCCAATTGCAGACCATGTCAACTCTGTACACCATCTTCAAGATCCGATCAGCTTTCCATTCAAGTGGTCCTGGCGTGATGTGTCTATCAAAGTGCAGAATATGAGGCACCAGTATTTGGGTGTGAAGCAAAAGATCAGAATTTCCAAAGATGAGTTTAATTGGAAAGATGGGGAGAACCATTGGGAGAATTTCTTGAAGTACAAAGAGGTTTTTGGGGATGTGGAACTTGAAGTGAAGAGCAAGAAGTTAAGTGATAGTTGTGGTAGTGATTTGTTTAAGGATTGCGGAGATTTGGGTTTCGGGATTGATAGTGAGGAtttagaggaagaagaagaggaagatggtGAAGAGGAAGGAGAAAatggtgatgatgataatgTTAATGGTGGTGAAGAAGAGGGTGGATTTGGgggagaaaaaggaaatggaGATATGGGTATTGCTCAAAAGGCAAAGGCGAAGAACGGTTTTGGAAGAAATAGGAGATTGGGATTGCTTGGTGCTCAAGTGGTGGATTTGAGGGATGTGGTGATGAGGAGGGaggagaaaagaagagaaagggaGTTTAGCAGAGAAAAATGCATGctagagagagaagaaaagaggAGGGAATTAGAGCTGAGGAGAGAAACAAGGCGAAACGAGAGAGAAGAGAGGATGGAGAATTGGGAAATGGAGTTGGAAGAGAGGGAATTAATGTGGTCTAGAAGGGCATTCGAGAGACAAACGAGGGTAGAGAGGGAATTGGAGGAGGAGAGGAAAAAGAGGAGGATAATGGAGGAGAAGAGGGAGGAGGAAGAGATGGAGTGGAGGGAGAGGATGGTGGCAATGCAGATTGAGCATGAGAAGGCAATGATGCAAATACATGCAGATGCATGCCAGAACCAAATGCAGATCCTTGGGGTCGTGGCTAGGCTAATTTGCCAGTTTTTTGGGGTAAATGATGGACTGGGTGGTGGATTGGGAGGTCTGACCCCTCAAGTTTTGCAGAATTTGCAGCATCCTGGAGGTTTAAGCGATAATGGAAAGCCGGACACCAATTCGCCTTCTGAATTCATGTAG
- the LOC8274217 gene encoding uncharacterized protein LOC8274217, producing the protein MGKDEWVRAAMTDDRVVVELLVRLKQAPDEAVSSKPQPVIPLRWGLRLPRSRPATASASSLRCDNNNNDVVLVSTRKDGDSSTRCSPTTPLSWSGGGGSASPSATADGFEETSRRSSPAVRSKVTAETASTTTNTKRSKRKKTFAELRIEEGLLMKEKMHLKKELASLNATFNEQRSRNENLKRIKLDLNLQYAENSSSARDEMEEAICSRSHQREPSSSNQIISILPMYAKGDDNTQSGSCQTHEAVSDHDKSFLLPDLNMMPTEEDPATETLPGKR; encoded by the exons ATGGGAAAAGACGAGTGGGTGAGGGCTGCGATGACAGACGACCGAGTTGTTGTGGAGCTACTTGTCCGTCTCAAGCAAGCTCCAGACGAAGCTGTATCATCCAAGCCTCAGCCGGTCATTCCTCTTCGATGGGGTCTACGTTTACCCAGGTCCAGACCAGCGACAGCCTCAGCTTCTTCCTTACGATGTGATAACAACAATAACGACGTCGTTCTCGTTTCTACTAGGAAAGACGGTGATTCTTCTACTAGATGTAGTCCTACTACTCCTCTTTCTTGGAGCGGTGGCGGCGGCTCTGCCTCCCCTTCCGCTACCGCCGATGGATTTGAAGAGACTAGTCGCCGTTCTTCTCCTGCCGTCAGATCCAAG GTTACTGCTGAAACTGCAAGCACTACTACCAACACCAAGAGgtcaaaaagaaagaag ACGTTTGCTGAACTTAGAATAGAGGAGGGTTTGCTGATGAAGGAAAAGATGCATCTTAAAAAG GAATTGGCAAGTTTAAACGCAACATTTAATGAACAGAGATCAAGAAATGAGAACTTGAAGAGAATAAAG CTTGATTTGAATCTGCAATATGCCGAGAACTCGAGTTCTGCTAGAGATGAAATGGAGGAAGCAATTTGCAGCCGGTCCCACCAGAGAGAACCATCTTCTTCCAACCAAATTATATCAATATTGCCAATGTATGCCAAAGGTGATGATAATACACAATCAGGCTCTTGTCAAACGCACGAGGCAGTTTCGGACCATGATAAATCTTTTCTCCTTCCTGATTTAAATATGATGCCAACTGAGGAGGATCCTGCCACTGAAACTCTACCTGGAAAGAGatga
- the LOC8274216 gene encoding uncharacterized protein LOC8274216, which yields MGVAVLSPQDCLQNPLSSRRDLISLPPRMKPPPRNPNGPDPKANRSNRPQPNRRKRSPNTSPPSRAAVLPKVVAAPVIGQVKILKRGEQLPKTTPEKVLSQPIKIEMKNKYGDLGSTQRLGPDPELVPTGSRARLTEPDNSKVHGFYAGSAFITSPPPSSLPLPAFFMKKSASAVDATSDLRRILGISL from the coding sequence ATGGGCGTTGCAGTCCTTAGTCCACAAGATTGCCTTCAAAATCCATTATCGTCCCGACGAGATTTAATCTCTCTTCCTCCCCGCATGAAGCCGCCGCCCCGAAACCCTAACGGGCCTGACCCCAAAGCCAACCGGTCTAACCGGCCGCAGCCGAACCGCAGAAAGCGAAGCCCTAACACATCTCCTCCTTCTCGCGCGGCCGTTCTTCCTAAAGTTGTTGCTGCTCCTGTTATCGGACAGGTCAAAATTCTTAAGCGTGGTGAACAATTACCTAAAACGACGCCGGAAAAGGTGTTATCTCAGCcgataaaaatagaaatgaaaaacaaatatGGAGATCTCGGGTCGACTCAAAGGCTTGGACCCGATCCGGAGCTGGTACCGACTGGGAGCCGTGCCCGACTGACTGAACCGGATAACAGTAAAGTTCACGGTTTTTACGCTGGATCGGCTTTTATTACCTCGCCGCCGCCAAGTTCGCTTCCTTTGCCGGCTTTCTTCATGAAGAAGAGTGCTAGTGCTGTTGATGCAACTAGTGATTTAAGAAGGATTTTAGGTATCAGCTTATGA